AAGCAACTAGATCTCTAACATCTTcactctctctcatctcttgGAGCCATAATTGCTCATGGAATCTCTCCACACCCATTTCTTCTTCTGCACCATTTCTCCTGGATTCACCTTTGCCTTCTGATctccttttcttcttcatcaccttcCTCCTCTTGTCATGATCTGCCATTCTTCAacataaaaagaagagaaacataagtaaaaaaaaaataaacagaggAGATCTCAAGAAAAAAGATGAAGAGAGGAAACATATTTTACTCTTTGGTGAGAGATAGCTGCCGAGAGATCCCAGAGATGCAAAGAGGGAAGCCATAGTTGCCACTAAGAGTTGTTGAAAGCATTTCTTTTTCTCTGTAGATTCAAGAATTTGGGAGAGACCtaaagaaagagaaacaaaagacgATATATTGAATTGGGAAAGGATTAAGGAGTCTATAGATTATATATTGTCGTACCATGTAGTTAATACTATCCACTTTGGTATTGTAATACACGAGATATAAGACTTTTGTCTTGTTGTCTGTGCAATTAATTAGTAGTAGCAG
This genomic stretch from Brassica napus cultivar Da-Ae chromosome C9, Da-Ae, whole genome shotgun sequence harbors:
- the BNACNNG38770D gene encoding uncharacterized protein BNACNNG38770D, producing MLSTTLSGNYGFPLCISGISRQLSLTKEMADHDKRRKVMKKKRRSEGKGESRRNGAEEEMGVERFHEQLWLQEMRESEDVRDLVALFQDLGSWSFSSHTAKAA